A stretch of Thermoleophilia bacterium DNA encodes these proteins:
- a CDS encoding iron-sulfur cluster assembly accessory protein gives MLTLTPVAGDRLRQLIEDEADPGSGLRVTVVPGGCSGFEYAMTFDQAHDDDEVVEQYGVRVIIDRLSVPYLLGAEFDYEEGFQGAGFRINNPNSTGSCGCGKSFTA, from the coding sequence ATGCTCACCCTCACCCCCGTCGCAGGGGACAGGCTCAGGCAACTCATCGAGGACGAGGCCGACCCCGGCTCGGGCCTCCGTGTCACCGTGGTGCCCGGTGGGTGCTCCGGGTTCGAATACGCCATGACGTTCGATCAGGCGCACGACGACGACGAGGTCGTGGAGCAGTACGGCGTCCGGGTCATCATCGACCGCCTCAGCGTGCCCTACCTCCTCGGGGCGGAGTTCGATTACGAGGAAGGCTTCCAGGGCGCCGGCTTCCGTATCAACAACCCCAACTCCACGGGGTCGTGCGGCTGCGGCAAGTCGTTCACGGCCTGA
- a CDS encoding acetyl-CoA C-acetyltransferase encodes MSTPVIAGAVRTPIGVFMGALSSVPATDLGAVVIREALVRAGVALADVDDVLMGCIFQAGLGQGPARQSAIAAGLPASVPAATINMLCGSGLRAVGMAAQAVRSGDAEVIVAGGMENMSRAPRVVTGTREGTRLGDLALRDALVDDGLWCAITNQHMGSTAERVAERFGISREDQDAFAAESQRLAHLAAQREHFREEIVPVSVPQRRGDPVLVSTDEHPRPDATLESLAALRPAFEPEGTVTAGNASGINDGAAAMVVLSEERAAALGVKPMARILGYAWHGVEPEIMGIGPVQAVRIALERAGVDDVRSVELFEVNEAFAAQALAVQRELGIGREVLNVNGGAIALGHPVGASGARILVTLLHEMRHREARLGVAALCVGGGMGVAMVVESAG; translated from the coding sequence GTGAGTACCCCGGTCATCGCGGGGGCGGTTCGTACGCCCATCGGCGTGTTCATGGGGGCCCTGTCGTCCGTGCCCGCCACGGACCTCGGTGCCGTCGTCATCCGCGAGGCCCTCGTTCGCGCGGGTGTGGCACTCGCCGACGTGGACGACGTGCTCATGGGGTGCATCTTCCAGGCGGGGTTGGGCCAGGGACCGGCACGGCAGTCGGCGATCGCCGCCGGACTACCGGCGTCCGTTCCGGCCGCCACCATCAACATGCTCTGCGGCTCGGGGCTGCGGGCAGTGGGGATGGCGGCCCAGGCCGTACGGTCGGGCGACGCCGAGGTGATCGTGGCCGGAGGAATGGAGAACATGAGCCGGGCACCGCGGGTGGTCACCGGGACGCGCGAGGGGACCCGTCTCGGTGACCTCGCGCTCAGGGATGCGCTCGTTGACGACGGCCTGTGGTGCGCCATCACCAACCAGCACATGGGATCGACTGCGGAGCGGGTGGCCGAGCGGTTCGGTATCTCGCGCGAGGATCAGGACGCCTTCGCGGCGGAGAGCCAGCGGCTCGCGCACCTCGCGGCCCAGCGTGAGCACTTCCGTGAGGAGATCGTCCCGGTGTCCGTGCCTCAGCGTCGTGGTGATCCGGTCCTAGTGTCCACCGATGAGCACCCCCGTCCCGACGCAACGCTCGAAAGCCTCGCTGCGCTTCGGCCGGCCTTCGAGCCCGAAGGCACCGTGACGGCGGGCAATGCGTCCGGTATCAACGACGGCGCCGCAGCGATGGTGGTTCTCTCGGAGGAGCGGGCCGCCGCACTTGGCGTGAAGCCCATGGCCCGCATCCTGGGCTACGCCTGGCACGGGGTGGAGCCCGAGATCATGGGCATCGGCCCCGTGCAGGCGGTGCGCATCGCTCTGGAGCGCGCCGGGGTGGACGATGTGCGTTCGGTCGAACTGTTCGAGGTGAATGAGGCCTTCGCCGCGCAGGCACTGGCGGTACAGAGGGAACTCGGCATCGGTCGTGAGGTGCTCAACGTCAACGGCGGCGCCATCGCCCTCGGTCACCCAGTGGGAGCGTCAGGAGCCCGGATTTTGGTGACGCTGCTCCATGAGATGCGCCACCGCGAGGCGCGGCTTGGCGTGGCCGCCCTGTGCGTCGGCGGTGGTATGGGTGTGGCCATGGTGGTGGAGTCGGCAGGCTGA